In one window of Deinococcus terrestris DNA:
- a CDS encoding ABC transporter permease: MRSNPAPHPVPALLSALMAGLLLLPILALLLDALTPAVWDTLDSAAVRDALRVSAVTTGAALLVTLTLGTPVAYLLARRRFPGRGLLDALLDLPMVLPPVVAGVALLLAFGRDGLLGRPLEVAGIDLAFTPGAVVLAQVFTSAPFYVRAARAGFLAFDPDVEGAARVDGAGRWALFHRVTLPLALPFLLEGAVLAWARSLGEFGATLLFAGSLQGETRTVPLAIYSAAESDLAPALALSGLMVVLAFGVLFTLRLIAGRRLTSPQ; encoded by the coding sequence GTGAGAAGCAACCCGGCGCCCCACCCGGTCCCCGCGCTACTCAGTGCCCTGATGGCGGGGCTGCTGCTGCTTCCCATCCTCGCCCTGCTGTTGGACGCCCTGACCCCGGCAGTATGGGACACGCTGGACTCGGCAGCAGTGCGGGACGCCCTGCGGGTGAGCGCGGTCACGACTGGGGCGGCCCTGCTGGTCACGCTGACCCTGGGCACCCCGGTCGCCTACCTACTGGCCCGGCGGCGCTTTCCGGGCCGGGGGCTGCTCGACGCCCTGCTCGACCTGCCGATGGTGCTGCCCCCAGTTGTGGCGGGCGTGGCACTGCTGCTGGCCTTCGGGCGAGACGGGCTGCTGGGGCGGCCGCTGGAGGTGGCGGGCATCGACCTCGCCTTCACGCCGGGGGCGGTGGTGCTGGCGCAGGTCTTCACGAGTGCGCCCTTCTATGTCCGGGCGGCCCGCGCGGGCTTTCTGGCCTTCGACCCCGATGTGGAGGGAGCCGCGCGGGTGGATGGGGCGGGGCGCTGGGCACTGTTCCACCGGGTGACCCTCCCCCTCGCCCTTCCCTTTCTGCTGGAGGGCGCGGTCCTGGCCTGGGCACGCTCACTGGGCGAATTCGGGGCCACCCTGCTGTTCGCGGGCAGCCTTCAGGGCGAGACGCGCACCGTTCCCCTGGCGATCTACAGCGCCGCCGAGAGCGATCTCGCCCCGGCACTGGCTCTGAGTGGCCTGATGGTCGTCCTAGCGTTCGGGGTCCTGTTCACGCTGCGGCTGATCGCGGGGCGGCGGCTCACCTCGCCGCAGTGA
- the modA gene encoding molybdate ABC transporter substrate-binding protein → MRRSPHLASLLRRTLAALSLIVVGEAGAARLTVFAASSLTDALTEIGRVFDARTGHQTRFSFAGSSNLRTQLERGARSDVFASASLSQYAPLRSQGLAGPETLFARNRLTVITPAARPLAGGLAGLARPGLRLVVAGPEVPAGEATARTLELMTASGRYGPDFARRVRANVVSEEPNVRQVALKVSLGQADAAFVYRSDVTPGLRGKVRTYPLPDALNPPLAYPIGVLKGSQEVEAAQAFVRFVRSPEGQRILMRWGFLPAP, encoded by the coding sequence ATGCGGCGTTCTCCCCACCTGGCGTCCCTGTTGCGGCGGACCCTTGCCGCCCTCTCGCTCATTGTCGTGGGAGAGGCCGGGGCCGCCCGGCTCACGGTCTTCGCGGCGAGCAGCCTGACAGACGCCTTGACCGAGATTGGCCGGGTCTTCGACGCGCGGACCGGGCACCAGACCCGCTTCAGCTTCGCGGGGTCGTCCAATCTGCGGACCCAGCTTGAGCGCGGAGCCCGGTCCGACGTGTTCGCCAGCGCCAGCCTGAGCCAGTACGCGCCGCTGCGCTCGCAGGGCCTGGCCGGGCCGGAAACCCTCTTTGCCCGCAACCGCCTCACCGTGATCACCCCGGCGGCGCGGCCCCTCGCCGGGGGACTGGCGGGGCTGGCGCGGCCGGGGCTGCGGCTGGTGGTGGCTGGGCCGGAAGTGCCCGCTGGGGAGGCCACCGCCCGGACGCTGGAACTGATGACGGCCTCGGGGCGCTACGGCCCGGACTTCGCCCGACGGGTGCGGGCGAACGTGGTCAGCGAGGAGCCCAACGTGCGGCAGGTGGCCCTCAAGGTGAGCCTGGGTCAGGCTGACGCTGCCTTCGTCTACCGCTCGGACGTAACGCCGGGTCTGCGCGGCAAGGTGCGGACCTACCCCCTGCCAGACGCCCTGAACCCGCCCCTCGCCTACCCCATCGGAGTGCTCAAGGGGAGTCAGGAGGTGGAGGCCGCCCAAGCCTTTGTCCGCTTCGTGCGCTCGCCGGAGGGTCAGCGCATCCTGATGCGTTGGGGCTTTTTGCCCGCCCCGTGA
- a CDS encoding metal-sensitive transcriptional regulator, with the protein MTPTPAPLSATDEKVLNRLRRIEGQVRGLQRMIEEGRDCHEVLTLLSGIRSALDATGDTILEQYASGGRAHGGEPITPQDVVRAVKLLRG; encoded by the coding sequence ATGACCCCCACCCCGGCTCCCCTGAGCGCCACCGACGAGAAGGTTCTGAACCGCCTGCGCCGCATCGAGGGTCAGGTGCGTGGTCTTCAGCGCATGATCGAGGAGGGCCGCGACTGCCATGAGGTCCTGACGCTGCTGTCGGGCATCCGCAGCGCCCTCGACGCCACGGGTGACACCATCCTGGAGCAGTATGCTTCGGGTGGCCGCGCCCACGGGGGCGAGCCCATCACCCCGCAGGACGTGGTGCGGGCGGTCAAGCTGCTGCGAGGGTAG
- a CDS encoding aldehyde dehydrogenase family protein, with translation MTTTLTRVPLLIGGEAVMTAQTDRVTQPYTGEALYDVARAGETELRRALDVASEAFDEVRRWPAHRRADSLRRASALLSERADLFARTIATEAGKPLKASRVEVARSVENLSFAADEALRLSGEGIPLDASRFGEGRVGFTRREPRGIIAAISPFNFPLNLALHKVGPALAGGNVVILKPAPQTPLTANLLAELLRDAGFPPGAISVLHGGAELGAALTSAPEVALVTFTGSPGVGESIKRGSGLKPVVLELGNNSANLVDAESDVEGAARALAAVSFAYQGQVCIHPQRLIIHEAAYDRFREVFLEASRALVCGDPLDEATDVGPMIGAAALERLGGWIGEAQALGGRLLLGGIPQGNILPPTVLEDVPEHAHLVAEEAFGPVVVLSRAANWSAAIAAANRSRYGLQTGVFTTNLQHALEAARDIEAGGVIVNDPSTFRVDQMPYGGIKDSGFGREGARASAEELTYVKTVVLR, from the coding sequence ATGACCACCACCCTGACCCGCGTGCCCCTCCTGATCGGGGGCGAGGCCGTGATGACCGCGCAGACCGACCGCGTGACGCAGCCCTACACCGGGGAGGCCCTATACGACGTGGCCCGTGCCGGGGAGACGGAGCTGCGCCGGGCGCTGGACGTGGCGAGCGAGGCGTTCGACGAGGTCCGCCGCTGGCCCGCGCACCGCCGCGCCGACAGTCTGCGCCGAGCTTCTGCGCTGCTCTCGGAGCGGGCCGACCTCTTCGCCCGGACCATCGCCACCGAAGCAGGCAAGCCGCTCAAGGCTTCGCGGGTGGAGGTCGCCCGCAGCGTGGAGAACCTGTCGTTCGCCGCCGACGAGGCGCTGCGGCTGTCGGGCGAGGGGATTCCGCTGGACGCCAGCCGCTTCGGCGAGGGCCGGGTGGGCTTTACCCGCCGCGAGCCGCGCGGGATCATCGCGGCGATCAGCCCCTTCAACTTTCCGCTGAACCTCGCGCTGCACAAGGTCGGCCCGGCGCTCGCGGGCGGCAACGTGGTGATTCTCAAGCCCGCGCCCCAGACGCCCCTCACCGCCAATCTTCTGGCCGAGCTGCTGCGGGACGCCGGATTCCCGCCCGGCGCGATTAGCGTGCTGCACGGCGGCGCGGAACTGGGCGCGGCACTGACCTCGGCGCCGGAGGTCGCGCTGGTGACCTTTACCGGCAGTCCCGGCGTGGGCGAGAGCATCAAGCGCGGCAGCGGCCTCAAGCCCGTCGTGCTGGAACTCGGCAACAACAGCGCCAACCTCGTGGACGCCGAGAGCGACGTGGAGGGCGCGGCGCGGGCACTCGCCGCCGTCTCCTTCGCCTACCAGGGGCAGGTGTGCATCCACCCCCAGCGCCTGATCATCCACGAGGCCGCCTACGACCGCTTCCGGGAGGTCTTTTTGGAGGCCAGCCGCGCCCTCGTGTGCGGCGACCCCCTCGACGAGGCCACCGACGTGGGGCCGATGATCGGTGCGGCGGCGCTGGAGCGGTTGGGAGGCTGGATCGGGGAGGCGCAGGCCCTGGGCGGTCGCCTGCTGCTGGGCGGCATCCCCCAGGGCAACATCCTGCCCCCCACCGTGCTGGAGGACGTGCCTGAGCACGCGCACCTCGTCGCGGAGGAGGCTTTCGGCCCGGTGGTCGTCCTCTCCCGCGCCGCGAACTGGTCAGCGGCGATCGCCGCCGCCAACCGCAGCCGCTACGGCCTCCAGACCGGAGTGTTTACCACCAATCTTCAGCATGCGCTGGAAGCCGCCCGCGACATCGAGGCGGGCGGGGTGATCGTGAATGACCCCAGCACCTTCCGGGTGGACCAGATGCCTTACGGGGGCATCAAGGACAGCGGCTTCGGCCGTGAGGGTGCCCGAGCCTCGGCCGAGGAACTCACCTACGTCAAGACCGTCGTGCTGCGCTAA
- a CDS encoding HU family DNA-binding protein translates to MTKKTTKAAASKKSEGTTSRGGNGGATRGRGAGTSAGGNAESGSERTGKVAKTQLVEQVAEKTGLTKKQSEEAVSAMLDVVVDAIRSGQSVGLPGLGTLSVKATAARTGVRPGTSEKIQIPAGKKVAFKVASTLKGNL, encoded by the coding sequence ATGACGAAGAAAACGACGAAGGCAGCGGCCAGCAAGAAATCCGAAGGCACCACCAGCCGTGGTGGCAACGGCGGCGCGACCCGTGGCCGTGGCGCGGGCACGAGCGCGGGCGGCAACGCCGAGAGCGGCAGCGAGCGCACTGGCAAGGTCGCCAAGACCCAGCTCGTGGAGCAGGTCGCCGAGAAGACCGGCCTGACCAAGAAGCAGAGCGAGGAAGCCGTGAGCGCCATGCTCGACGTGGTCGTGGACGCCATCCGCAGCGGCCAGAGCGTGGGTCTGCCCGGCCTGGGCACCCTGAGCGTCAAGGCCACCGCCGCCCGCACCGGTGTGCGCCCCGGCACCTCCGAGAAGATCCAGATCCCCGCGGGCAAGAAGGTGGCCTTCAAGGTCGCCAGCACTCTCAAGGGCAACCTGTAA
- a CDS encoding cyclodeaminase/cyclohydrolase family protein, giving the protein MAQFWDETARALLARTASGDPTPGGGAAGAVAAAFGVALIEMALNIALERSWREEAHPERRALLPWLAGQREHLQTLGQADARAFGRFVEAARQPGETPEQAAEREAALEDAARRAAGVPLDLAQTGVRVLERAAEALSLSPTLVVSDVGAGAGLLAGAVDAARVTVEANLSRLPVAEAQGLRDESAALARRARELADGVLGGALERMEERAGS; this is encoded by the coding sequence ATGGCGCAGTTCTGGGACGAGACGGCCCGTGCCCTCTTGGCGCGAACAGCGAGTGGTGACCCCACGCCGGGGGGCGGGGCGGCGGGGGCAGTGGCGGCGGCCTTCGGGGTCGCGCTGATAGAGATGGCGCTCAACATCGCGCTGGAGCGGTCGTGGCGGGAGGAGGCCCACCCGGAGCGCCGCGCCCTGCTGCCGTGGCTGGCCGGGCAGCGCGAGCACCTTCAGACGCTGGGGCAGGCCGACGCGCGGGCTTTCGGGCGCTTCGTGGAGGCCGCCCGCCAGCCCGGCGAGACGCCGGAGCAGGCCGCCGAGCGGGAAGCCGCGCTGGAAGACGCCGCCCGCCGCGCCGCCGGGGTGCCCCTTGACCTCGCGCAGACCGGGGTGCGGGTGCTGGAACGGGCCGCCGAGGCGCTCTCGCTCTCGCCCACGCTGGTCGTCAGCGACGTGGGCGCGGGAGCGGGCCTGCTCGCCGGAGCGGTGGACGCCGCCCGCGTGACCGTGGAGGCCAACCTCTCCCGCCTGCCGGTCGCCGAGGCCCAGGGCCTGCGCGACGAGAGCGCTGCCCTGGCCCGCCGCGCCCGCGAACTGGCGGACGGGGTGCTGGGGGGGGCGCTGGAGCGGATGGAGGAGCGGGCGGGAAGTTAG
- a CDS encoding alpha-2-macroglobulin family protein, whose product MSPRAFPRLRSGLLTLALLLGGAGAERTVAPTPLYASPDLRGTPVQTLPSGTPLAPIERREGRPGEKPVLAVLAGDRILYARAGTVAYTDTGVNLSGREQTFGFVAPQPSGQAATLFLTRNPEKAEGRATDWQVRVLPLDAVRLDGAGLQEAPPLRVTGLAVRTLKVTARGERTELEVGQLAPGLYLVAAARADAPFKPLATAVLQVTDLALTTLATPGGVEVWATRLDTGAPLSGVRLSAVALRPPNEEEQRAEGAWRYRPARVLAPVTTDARGFARLALRDGERLWLRGQVPLGGTVHRAVLGVDDYGLGGGEPERARAYLQTDKPVYRPGETLQGLAVVRSLGAGTRTPWRGALTVRLVSGQSDVLAQARVTANASGLARFSFPLPEAVRTGEYRIEAELPAAPSPANPEPLPDVSSVPVRVQAFVKPQFTLDVTAPREVVTGASVPVTARAERYEGGGANVPVEFTLLGGSDQSELWPGAVPEISGRPDFEWISPDTWRSSAYLTVPTNRAPAARTQTRNGAGTAALRPTAPNARPRDYTVYARARDEYGRDVLASVPVTVHPAGVRLDLVRWPTLTGGQASAALRVRAVGPGTPLPGRAVTATVVRNWQERVAQGGRIEYRERQATVQTQTLRSGAGGTLTVTAPATGFGSYTLRLEAKDAAGRVTRSSVSLGWVPEPSSQAPGVRYTLALDPDRDTYGLGDTARLTLRTNLPPGTLVRLTAAAEGRLTTRTVKVTGGTQTLTWKVTPDLSPGFTVQATAVAGAESVRAGTELLYVPRSDRQLAVTVKPARDQARPGEEVTLSVDTRAGGKGAAALVTLAVVNEAVYDVAPDPSPDPWRFLWGATYPRLEVRSSAGAPADGGGGGGADQGGAPLRQDLREVAYFGAVQTGADGRAQVKVKLPEALGRYRITARAFTPSGGAGDTRAGITAALPFAVRLTGPRVLTQGDVGSAYLGVQARSGAKTAQVALSVGADVITRTLTLNGGDALARFPLKAPVTGQKLTLEARATAPGGQADAVRQTLPLRPAGPRTRLTREGTLAAAGTRTVDFGVPSGAQAEALTLTLAATPLQAALADLDAYLADPAQRWTTTDAVAARLRANLDLVGLAGPLGWPDVRGRALLQARRDLATLLALRPFGSENGAGWAWTAQGPVTAEQTAHALAALVGAKGAGLTDAATLRGAADAARGLLGKASAGDRAYLAAALALAGDAAPALNLARAGTVRDAYSQARLAAALASSPAAGARAAALTLYRAARAQAERTPDGGLLLADDVTATAYLLDAAQAMGQKTDAPLLLQTLLDRRTGGAWEGPLATAAALGALRGAVTSETRRPQTRVTVIQGSFSRELTLGPPVRLSLPSSGAASPLRLTASGPLAYRAELDARTAGSKPAALSPIVVERRYDRSRVERDGLVTVTLTLRTPVALRHLRLTDPLPGGLEAVDDRPFAFPGAVASAGQTTAAWADRSLYDDRAVFYLERLPAGVTTVRYRLRALAPGTYTAPAPRVESATGLPPAQGQAQRVEVIEGP is encoded by the coding sequence ATGTCTCCCCGCGCCTTCCCCCGGTTGCGTTCTGGCCTGCTGACCCTCGCGCTGCTGCTGGGGGGAGCGGGGGCCGAGCGCACAGTCGCGCCGACGCCCCTCTACGCCAGCCCGGACCTGCGGGGCACGCCCGTACAGACCCTCCCCTCCGGCACGCCGCTCGCGCCCATTGAGCGGCGGGAGGGACGCCCCGGCGAGAAACCCGTGCTGGCGGTGCTGGCGGGCGACCGGATCCTGTACGCCCGCGCGGGGACGGTGGCCTATACGGACACGGGCGTGAACCTGAGCGGACGCGAGCAGACGTTCGGATTCGTGGCCCCGCAGCCGAGCGGACAGGCCGCCACGCTGTTCCTGACGCGCAATCCGGAAAAGGCGGAGGGCCGGGCGACCGACTGGCAGGTGCGCGTGCTGCCGCTGGACGCCGTGCGGCTGGACGGGGCAGGGCTGCAAGAAGCACCTCCCCTGCGGGTGACGGGTCTGGCGGTGCGGACGCTGAAGGTGACGGCCAGGGGCGAGCGCACCGAGCTGGAGGTGGGCCAGCTCGCGCCGGGCCTGTACCTCGTGGCGGCGGCGCGGGCGGACGCGCCCTTCAAGCCGCTGGCGACGGCCGTGTTGCAGGTCACCGATCTCGCGCTGACCACCCTCGCCACGCCGGGCGGGGTGGAAGTCTGGGCCACCCGGCTGGACACGGGCGCTCCCCTGTCCGGCGTGCGCCTCAGTGCGGTGGCCCTGCGCCCACCCAACGAGGAGGAGCAGCGGGCGGAGGGGGCGTGGCGCTACCGCCCGGCGCGGGTGCTGGCCCCAGTCACGACCGACGCGCGGGGGTTCGCCCGCCTCGCGCTGCGCGACGGCGAGCGGCTATGGCTGCGGGGGCAGGTCCCGCTGGGGGGGACGGTTCACCGGGCCGTGCTCGGCGTGGACGACTACGGCCTGGGGGGAGGGGAGCCGGAGCGGGCGCGGGCCTACCTTCAGACCGACAAGCCGGTCTACCGCCCCGGCGAGACGTTGCAGGGGCTGGCGGTGGTGCGCTCGCTGGGGGCGGGCACCCGCACGCCCTGGCGCGGGGCGCTGACGGTGCGGCTGGTGTCGGGTCAGAGCGACGTGCTCGCGCAGGCCCGCGTGACCGCGAATGCTTCCGGGCTCGCCCGCTTCTCCTTCCCGCTGCCGGAGGCCGTCCGCACGGGCGAGTACCGGATCGAGGCCGAGCTGCCCGCCGCCCCCAGCCCGGCCAACCCGGAGCCCCTCCCCGACGTGAGTTCGGTTCCCGTGCGGGTGCAGGCTTTCGTCAAGCCGCAGTTCACGCTGGACGTGACGGCGCCGCGTGAGGTTGTCACCGGGGCCAGTGTGCCCGTCACCGCCCGCGCCGAGCGGTACGAGGGGGGCGGGGCGAACGTGCCCGTCGAGTTCACGCTGCTGGGCGGCTCGGACCAGTCGGAGCTGTGGCCGGGGGCTGTGCCAGAGATCAGCGGACGGCCCGACTTCGAATGGATTTCGCCGGACACGTGGCGTAGCTCGGCCTACCTGACCGTGCCCACGAACCGCGCCCCTGCCGCCCGCACCCAGACGCGAAATGGGGCAGGGACGGCCGCCCTGCGCCCCACCGCGCCGAACGCCCGGCCCCGCGACTACACCGTCTACGCCCGCGCCCGCGACGAGTACGGGCGCGACGTGCTGGCGAGCGTGCCCGTCACAGTGCATCCGGCGGGGGTGCGGCTGGACCTCGTGCGCTGGCCGACCCTGACGGGGGGCCAGGCGAGCGCGGCCCTGCGGGTGCGGGCGGTGGGACCGGGCACCCCCCTCCCCGGCCGCGCGGTGACCGCCACCGTGGTTCGGAACTGGCAGGAGCGGGTCGCGCAGGGCGGGCGCATCGAGTACCGCGAACGGCAGGCCACCGTGCAGACGCAGACCCTCCGCAGCGGGGCGGGCGGCACGCTGACAGTCACGGCGCCCGCGACCGGGTTTGGGAGTTACACCCTGCGGCTGGAAGCGAAGGACGCGGCGGGACGAGTCACCCGCTCCTCCGTGAGCCTGGGCTGGGTGCCCGAGCCGTCCTCGCAGGCGCCCGGCGTGCGCTATACGCTGGCGCTGGACCCCGACCGTGACACCTACGGGTTGGGCGACACGGCCCGCCTGACCCTGCGGACCAACCTTCCGCCCGGCACCCTGGTGCGCCTGACCGCCGCCGCCGAGGGCCGCCTGACCACCCGCACGGTGAAGGTGACGGGCGGCACCCAGACCTTGACCTGGAAGGTGACCCCCGACCTCTCGCCGGGCTTCACCGTGCAGGCGACGGCGGTGGCCGGGGCCGAGAGCGTCCGGGCCGGGACGGAGCTGCTGTACGTGCCGCGTTCCGACCGCCAGCTCGCGGTGACGGTGAAGCCCGCCCGCGATCAGGCCCGCCCCGGCGAGGAGGTCACCCTGAGCGTGGACACCCGCGCCGGGGGCAAGGGAGCGGCGGCCCTCGTCACGCTGGCTGTGGTCAACGAGGCCGTCTATGACGTGGCCCCCGACCCCAGCCCCGACCCGTGGCGTTTCCTGTGGGGGGCCACCTATCCCCGGCTGGAGGTGCGTTCCAGCGCCGGGGCGCCCGCCGACGGGGGCGGGGGCGGCGGGGCCGACCAGGGTGGCGCCCCGCTGCGGCAGGACCTGCGCGAGGTCGCCTATTTCGGGGCCGTGCAGACCGGGGCGGATGGCCGCGCCCAGGTCAAGGTGAAGTTGCCGGAAGCGCTGGGCCGCTACCGGATCACCGCCCGCGCCTTTACCCCGTCGGGTGGAGCGGGGGACACCCGAGCTGGAATCACGGCGGCCCTCCCCTTCGCCGTGCGCCTGACTGGGCCGCGCGTGCTGACGCAGGGGGACGTGGGGAGCGCGTACCTGGGCGTACAGGCCCGCAGCGGGGCGAAGACCGCCCAGGTCGCGCTGAGCGTGGGCGCCGATGTCATCACCCGGACGCTCACCCTGAACGGCGGGGACGCGCTGGCCCGCTTTCCGCTGAAGGCCCCGGTGACGGGCCAGAAGCTCACGCTGGAGGCACGGGCGACGGCGCCAGGGGGCCAGGCCGACGCCGTGCGCCAGACCCTCCCGCTGCGCCCCGCCGGGCCGCGCACCCGCCTCACCCGCGAGGGGACGCTGGCGGCGGCGGGCACGCGGACGGTGGACTTCGGGGTTCCGTCCGGGGCGCAGGCGGAGGCCCTGACCCTCACCCTGGCCGCCACGCCCCTGCAAGCGGCGCTGGCCGATCTGGACGCGTACCTTGCGGACCCGGCCCAGCGCTGGACCACCACCGACGCGGTGGCGGCGCGGCTGAGGGCCAACCTCGACCTCGTGGGGCTGGCGGGGCCGCTGGGGTGGCCGGACGTGCGGGGGCGGGCGCTCTTGCAGGCGCGGCGCGACCTCGCCACGCTGCTGGCGCTGCGGCCGTTTGGCAGCGAGAACGGCGCGGGCTGGGCCTGGACCGCGCAAGGTCCGGTGACCGCCGAACAGACCGCCCACGCGCTTGCCGCGCTGGTGGGGGCCAAGGGTGCGGGCCTGACCGACGCGGCCACCCTGCGCGGGGCAGCAGACGCGGCGCGGGGCCTGCTCGGAAAGGCGAGCGCCGGGGACCGCGCCTACCTCGCCGCCGCGCTTGCCCTCGCGGGGGACGCAGCTCCGGCGCTGAACCTGGCCCGCGCGGGTACCGTCCGGGACGCGTACTCACAGGCCCGTCTCGCCGCCGCGCTCGCCTCCTCCCCGGCGGCAGGGGCGCGGGCAGCGGCGCTCACCCTCTACCGGGCGGCGCGGGCACAGGCCGAGCGCACCCCCGACGGCGGCCTCCTCCTCGCGGACGACGTGACGGCCACCGCGTACCTGCTGGACGCCGCGCAGGCGATGGGGCAGAAGACCGACGCTCCCCTGCTCCTCCAGACTCTGCTGGACCGCCGCACGGGAGGCGCGTGGGAAGGACCGCTCGCCACCGCCGCCGCGCTGGGGGCGCTGCGGGGCGCCGTGACAAGCGAGACGCGCCGCCCCCAGACTCGCGTGACCGTCATACAAGGGAGCTTCTCGCGCGAGCTGACCCTCGGCCCGCCCGTGCGACTGTCTCTGCCCTCCAGCGGGGCAGCCTCGCCCCTGCGGCTCACCGCCAGTGGTCCTCTCGCCTACCGGGCCGAACTCGACGCGCGGACAGCGGGGAGCAAACCGGCGGCCCTCTCCCCCATCGTCGTGGAGCGGCGTTACGACCGCTCGCGGGTCGAGCGCGACGGGCTGGTCACGGTGACCCTCACCCTGCGGACCCCGGTCGCCCTGCGGCACCTGCGCCTTACCGACCCCCTTCCCGGCGGACTGGAAGCGGTGGACGACCGCCCCTTCGCCTTTCCCGGCGCGGTGGCGAGCGCGGGGCAGACGACTGCGGCGTGGGCCGACCGCTCGCTATACGACGACCGGGCCGTCTTCTACCTCGAACGCCTCCCGGCGGGTGTGACCACCGTGCGCTACCGCCTGCGGGCGCTGGCCCCCGGCACCTACACGGCCCCCGCCCCCCGCGTGGAGTCGGCAACGGGACTGCCGCCCGCGCAGGGGCAGGCGCAGCGGGTGGAGGTGATCGAGGGGCCGTGA
- a CDS encoding C39 family peptidase: MSRRLLLSILTALTLGGAASAQVTLKNILHEPQGRDNCGPVTAMTVAGYYGTRITQAQAANALKDSASDPQVTSVELANYLGRFGLRSVIRYAGTPELLRDLLDRGFPVVVQQRLRPGSNVAHFRTVYGYEGGRFLTSDPLRGARLWLTQAELMDLWHYYNGEYMVTYPPAKEGEVRAALGESFSAAGNWQLLRRIGESNVKARPNDPYNWWGLGKANLRLGNVKAAADNFARAANLGVPTLYYLYRQEAFEAWSQSGDHDKTLKYTVQALKIDPQSKELLRFRNQARAALGG, from the coding sequence ATGTCAAGGCGACTTCTCCTTTCCATCCTGACTGCCCTGACCCTGGGAGGCGCAGCCTCCGCCCAGGTCACGCTGAAGAACATCCTTCACGAACCGCAGGGCCGGGACAACTGCGGCCCGGTCACGGCGATGACGGTCGCGGGGTATTACGGGACGCGAATTACGCAGGCGCAGGCCGCAAACGCGCTCAAGGACTCGGCGAGCGACCCGCAGGTCACCAGCGTGGAGCTGGCGAACTACCTGGGGCGCTTCGGGTTGCGGAGCGTGATCCGGTACGCGGGTACGCCGGAGTTGCTGCGCGACCTGCTGGACCGGGGCTTCCCGGTCGTGGTGCAGCAGCGGCTGAGGCCCGGCAGCAACGTGGCGCACTTCCGCACCGTGTACGGGTACGAGGGCGGACGGTTCCTGACCTCCGATCCTCTGCGCGGCGCCCGGCTGTGGCTGACCCAGGCCGAGCTGATGGACCTGTGGCACTACTACAACGGGGAATACATGGTGACCTACCCGCCCGCGAAGGAGGGCGAGGTCCGAGCTGCCCTGGGCGAGAGCTTCAGCGCCGCCGGGAACTGGCAACTGCTGCGCCGCATCGGCGAGAGCAACGTCAAGGCCCGCCCGAACGACCCCTACAACTGGTGGGGGCTGGGCAAGGCGAACCTACGGCTGGGGAATGTGAAGGCCGCCGCCGACAACTTCGCGCGGGCGGCGAATCTGGGCGTGCCCACCCTCTACTACCTCTACCGCCAGGAGGCGTTCGAGGCCTGGAGCCAGTCGGGCGACCACGACAAGACGCTGAAGTACACCGTGCAGGCGCTGAAGATCGACCCGCAGAGCAAGGAGCTCCTGCGCTTCCGTAACCAGGCGCGGGCGGCGCTGGGCGGCTAG
- a CDS encoding SDR family oxidoreductase translates to MALKDLFDLTGKVALITGGSRGLGLQIAEALGEYGATVVLTARKQNELDEAKAHLEGLGITAHVYAHDLSQFDTIEPLVERVHGEVGPIHILVNNAGATWGAPAEEHPFEAWQKVMNLNVNGLFLLTQAVGKRCMIPAKAGRIINVASVAGLRGNSPRMAGTLAYNTSKGAVVNLTRALAAEWARYGITVNSICPGYFPTKMTKGTLAYGEETILGYTPLGRLGGDEDLKGLSLLLASDASAYMTGQNIAVDGGITAI, encoded by the coding sequence ATGGCACTCAAAGACCTGTTCGACCTCACCGGCAAAGTCGCCCTCATCACCGGGGGCTCGCGCGGCCTCGGCCTGCAAATCGCCGAGGCGCTGGGCGAGTACGGCGCGACCGTCGTCCTGACCGCCCGCAAGCAGAACGAGCTGGACGAGGCGAAAGCCCACCTGGAAGGGCTGGGCATCACCGCGCACGTCTACGCGCACGACCTCTCGCAGTTCGACACCATCGAGCCGCTCGTCGAGCGTGTCCACGGCGAGGTCGGTCCCATCCACATCCTCGTGAACAACGCGGGGGCCACCTGGGGCGCTCCCGCCGAGGAGCATCCTTTCGAGGCGTGGCAGAAGGTGATGAACCTCAACGTAAACGGCCTTTTCCTGCTCACGCAGGCGGTCGGAAAGCGCTGCATGATTCCGGCGAAGGCAGGCCGGATCATCAACGTCGCCTCGGTTGCCGGGCTGCGCGGCAACAGCCCCCGCATGGCTGGAACGCTCGCCTACAACACGTCCAAGGGGGCCGTCGTCAACCTGACCCGTGCCCTCGCCGCCGAGTGGGCGCGGTACGGCATCACCGTCAACTCGATCTGCCCCGGCTACTTCCCCACCAAGATGACGAAGGGCACCCTGGCTTACGGCGAGGAAACCATCCTGGGCTACACGCCCCTGGGCCGTCTGGGCGGCGACGAGGACCTCAAGGGCCTCTCGCTGCTGCTCGCTTCGGACGCCTCGGCATACATGACCGGGCAGAACATCGCGGTGGACGGCGGGATCACGGCGATTTGA